One segment of Plasmodium sp. gorilla clade G2 genome assembly, contig: PADLG01_00_33, whole genome shotgun sequence DNA contains the following:
- a CDS encoding cytoadherence linked asexual protein 3.2, putative: MVSFYKIYIFFLIFILYLNEKVICSINDNENETVTSIHNVQYNDNIDQLKSMIGNDELHKNLTILEKLILESLEKDKLKYPLLKQETEKLLDISKFKKKNITDTNEETYIVPTIQSSFDDMVKYEHLMKKQLIEIYNSDISDIIKKKVFIVRTLKTIKLMLIPLNSYKQQNDLKAALEELNNVFISKDVEEKTSPVGDHEKFFTNLLTHVRTIKENQNIENKGETLLLEDNKVDVMDTNDFFFTTNSNINFMEALDDITNQYGLGLINHLGPHLIALGHFIVLKLALKNYNSYFQAKSIKFFSWQNILQFSMSDRFKVLDMMCEHESVYYSEKKRRKTYLKVDRSHTSMECNILEYIIHYFNKYQLEIIKTTQDTDFDLHGMMEHKYIKDYFFSFMCNDPKECIIYHTNQFKKEANEENTFPEEPNREISAYNIYLNYYYFMKRYSSYGTKKTLYVHLLNLTGLLNYDTRAYVTSLYLPGYYNTVEMSFTEEKDFSKLFENLLKCIEKCHLHQPNILSNDSNFLNDVSKCDVCKGAFLYSNMKFDEVPSMLQKFYVYLTKGLKIQKVSSLMRTLDIYQDYSNFLSHDINWYTFLFLFRLTSFKDIAYKNVAEAMYLNIKDEDSFNRTVVTNYWFPSPIKKYYTLYVRKRIPNNLVDELEKLMKVGTLEKMKKALTFLVHVNSFLQLDFFHQLNEPPLGLPRSYPLSLILEHKFKDWMISSPAGFYFSNYHNPYIRKDLHDKVLSQKFEPPKMNQWNKVLKSLIECAYDMYFDQRHVKNLYKYHNIYNINNKLMLMRDSMDLYKTHFDDVLFFADIFNMRKYMTATPTYKKVKDRVYHTLHSIMGNSVNFYKYGIIYGFKVNKEILKEVVDELYSIYNFNTDIFSDTSFLQTVYLLFRRIEETYRTQRRNDKMSVNNVFFMNVANNYSKLSKEERELEIHNSMASRYYAKTTFAAFQMLFSTMLSNNADHLDKAYGLSENIQVATSTSAFLTFAYVYNGSIMDSMTNSLLPPYAKKPITQLKYGKTFVFSNYFMLASKMYEMLKYKNLSLLCEYQAVASANFYSAKKVGQFIGRKFLPITTYFLLVRLSWSGVWAGQGHLIPSLTDSSSNAGGSGSTGGAAGQGGGGGSSGGATPQSFFFNWVPKSETYLFFYFFTNLYLDAGKHFPGGFGPAIKEQTQHVKEHTYARKPSVHSFNRNFFMELTNGFMYAFCFFAVFPLYAYFENINFYITSNFRFLDRYYGVFNKYFINFVRTKLKEYTSDILIKYEREAYLSMKKYGYLGEVIASRLSSKNKIMNYLYETNEDTMNNLRRYDMENAFKNKMATYVDEFAFFDDCGKNEQFLNERCDYCPVVEEVEETQLPPQLLPHSDDITKVTKSPTSTYIDVEKIEETGSADSDDDEKGFDEPDDELMVARFH, from the exons atggtttcattttataaaatatatatttttttcctaatattcattttatatttaaatgaaaaggTAATATGTTCCATAAATGATAACGAAAATGAAACTGTAACTAGTATTCACAATGtacaatataatgataatatcgATCAATTAAAATCCATGATTGGAAATGATGAACTACATAAGAATTTAACaatattagaaaaattaattttagaATCGTTAGAAAaggataaattaaaatatcctCTCCTTAAACAAGAAACTGAAAAATTGTTAGATATATcgaaatttaaaaaaaaaaatattacagaTACTAATGAGGAAACGTACATCGTACCTACGATACAATCGTCGTTTGACGATATGGTCAAATACGAACATCTTATGAAAAAACaattaatagaaatatataattctgaTATTTcagatataattaaaaaaaaagtatttatTGTGCGAACCCtgaaaacaataaaattaatgCTTATACCATTAAATTCGTACAAACAACAGAACGATTTAAAAGCTGCGCTcgaagaattaaataatgtatttatatcCAAAGATGTTGAAGAGAAAACTAGTCCAGTAGGGGACCACGAGAAATTTTTTACTAATTTGTTAACACATGTAAGAACAATTAAAGAAAAccaaaatatagaaaataaaggTGAAACACTTCTACTAGAGGACAATAAAGTAGATGTAATGGACACGaacgattttttttttacgacCAATTccaatataaattttatggaAGCTTTAGATGATATAACAAATCAATATGGATTAGGGTTGATTAATCATTTGGGTCCTCACTTAATag ccCTTGGACATTTTATTGTATTAAAATTAGctcttaaaaattataatagttATTTCCAAGCAAAGagtattaaattttttagttGGCAAAACATTTTACAGTTCTCCATGTCTGACAGATTTAAGGTTCTTGATATGATGTGTGAACATGAATCAGTTTATTACtcggaaaaaaaaagaagaaaaacgTACTTGAAAGTTGATCGATCACACACAAGTATGGAATGTAATATTttggaatatataatacattattttaataaatatcagctagaaataataaaaactacTCAAGATACTGATTTTGATTTACATGGGATGATggaacataaatatataaaagattatttcttttcatttatgTGTAATGATCCTAAagaatgtattatttatcatacgaaccaatttaaaaaagaagcaAACGAAGAAAATACTTTTCCTGAAGAACCCAATCGTGAAATAAgtgcatataatatatatttaaattattattatttcatgaAACGTTACAGTTCCTATGGAACAAAAAAAACGTTATATGtccatttattaaatttaacaGGACTTttaa attatGATACAAGAGCTTATGTCACATCACTTTATTTACCTGGATATTATAACA ctgTCGAAATGTCATTTACTGAAGAAAAAGATTTTTCCAAACTTTTTGAAAACttattaaaat GTATTGAGAAATGTCATTTACACCAaccaaatatattatcaaatgaTAGTAATTTCCTCAACGATGTATCCAAATGCGATGTATGTAAAGGAGCCTTCTTATATTCTAaca tgAAATTCGATGAAGTTCCTTCCATGTTACAAAAATTTTACGTATATTTAACTAAAGGTCTGAAAATACAAAAAGTATCATCTCTAATGAGAACATTAGATATATATCAGGATTATAGTAATTTCCTATCTCATGATATTAATTGGTACACGTTTCTCTTTTTATTTCGACTCACCAGTTTTAAgg ATATTGCGTACAAAAATGTTGCTGAAGCAATGTATTTAAACATAAAGGACGAAGATTCATTTAACAGAACGGTTGTAACAAATTATTGGTTCCCTTCacctataaaaaaatattatactttATATGTGAGGAAACGTATTCCAAACAATTTAGTCGATg aACTGGAAAAATTAATGAAAGTGGGAACgttagaaaaaatgaaaaaagctCTGACATTTTTGGTCCATGTCAACTCATTTTTACAACTAGATTTTTTCCATCAATTGAATGAACCACCTCTAGGATTACCGCGATCTTATCCTTTGTCATTAATTCTCGAACATAAATTTAAAGATTGGATGATTAGTTCGCCCGCAGggttttatttttcaaattatcACAATccatatataagaaaagatTTGCACGATAAAGTGTTATCACAAAAATTTGAACCTCCAAAAATGAACCAGTGGAACAAAGTTTTAAAATCCTTGATCGAGTGCGCGTACGATATGTATTTTGATCAAAGACATgtgaaaaatttatataaatatcataatatttataatataaataacaaattAATGTTAATGCGAGACTCCATGGATTTGTACAAAACTCATTTTGACGACGTGTTATTTTTTGCAGATATTTTCAATATGAGAAAATATATGACTGCTACCccaacatataaaaaagtaaaagaCCGAGTCTATCATACATTGCATAGTATTATGGGAAATTCTgtcaatttttataaatatggtATTATTTATGGATTTAAagtaaataaagaaatattgaAAGAAGTGGTGGACGAACTATActcaatatataattttaacacAGATATATTTTCCGATACATCTTTTTTGCAAACggtttatttattatttagacGAATTGAAGAAACCTACAGGACACAACGAAGAAACGACAAAatg agcGTGAATAATGTTTTTTTCATGAATGTGGCAAATAATTATTCGAAATTAAGCAAAGAAGAACGTGAACTGGAAATACATAATTCTATGGCGTCGCGCTATTATGCGAAAACGACGTTTGCAGCATTTCAAATGTTGTTTTCCACAATGTTAAGCAATAATGCAGATCATCTGGACAAAGCGTATGGATTAAGTGAAAATATCCAGGTAGCAACAAGTACCTCCGCATTTCTCACATTTGCATATGTGTATAACGGAAGTATCATGGATAGTATGACGAACAGTTTGTTGCCACCATATGCGAAAAAACCTATCACACAATTAAAATATGGGAAAACGTTCGTTTTCTCCAACTATTTCATGCTTGCATCCAAAATGTACGAGatgttaaaatataagaatttaAGTCTTTTATGTGAATACCAGGCCGTGGCAAGCGCTAATTTCTATTCTGCTAAAAAGGTGGGTCAGTTCATTGGAAGAAAATTTTTACCTATAACAACCTATTTTCTATTAGTCAGACTCAGTTGGTCAGGTGTATGGGCAGGTCAAGGTCATTTAATTCCAAGTTTGACAGATTCAAGTTCTAATGCCGGTGGTAGTGGTAGTACTGGTGGAGCTGCTGGTCAAGGTGGAGGAGGAGGAAGTTCTGGTGGTGCTACCCCCCAAAGCTTTTTTTTCAACTGGGTTCCAAAATCagaaacatatttatttttttattttttcacaaATTTATATCTTGATGCGGGCAAACATTTTCCTGGAGGGTTTGGTCCTGCAATAAAAGAACAAACTCAACATGTGAAAGAACACACATACGCACGCAAACCGTCCGTTCATAGTTTTAATAGAAATTTTTTCATGGAATTGACGAACGGGTTCATGTAcgctttttgttttttcgcTGTGTTTCCCTTATATgcatattttgaaaatattaatttttatattacgaGCAATTTCCGTTTCTTGGATCGATATTATGGAGTattcaataaatattttataaattttgtaCGAACAAAACTTAAAGAATATACAAGTGATAttctaataaaatatgaacgTGAAGCATACTTGagtatgaaaaaatatgggTATTTGGGTGAAGTTATTGCTTCACGACTTTCgtctaaaaataaaatcatgaATTATTTGTACGAAACGAACGAGGATACAATGAATAATTTAAGACGATATGATATGGAAAATGCTTTCAAGAACAAAATGGCTACTTATGTGGATGAGTTTGCTTTTTTTGACGATTGTGGAAAAAACGAACAATTTTTAAACGAAAGATGCGATTATTGTCCTGTGGTTGAAGAAGTGGAAGAAACACAACTACCACCACAATTACTCCCACACAGTGATGACATAACGAAAGTAACAAAGTCACCCACTAGTACGTATATTGATGTTgaaaaaatagaagaaaCAGGTTCGGCAGATAGTGACGATGATGAAAAAGGGTTCGACGAACCCGACGACGAATTAATGGTCGCAAGATTtcactaa
- a CDS encoding erythrocyte membrane protein 1, PfEMP1, putative has translation MPTKTSTNRYIPYKSDSYAGRTYIYVENDNDSDNYVVTTDTSDITSSSESEYEEIDLYVPRSPKYKTLIEVVLKPTKSGDTLNSDTIYSDKPSHIPSHIPIEDEWNEVKHDFISNMLQKDIPGNTTYTNTSYSGMPLEQPFITQIQDRKLYSHDNEIIYNINWNVPNNITTNTATYNSLYSGIDLINDSLNSGNDIDIYDELLKRKENELFGTKYTKNTSTNSFAKPISGDPILNQLDLYDKWLEKHRNNQWKNKPDNNIPVENVRTTHTLLNTNLSIEISSDITHDTSNMDMSGTNRYTYLDDMDSFENSSDENL, from the coding sequence ATGCCGACAAAAACATCAACGAATAGATATATACCATACAAAAGTGACAGTTACGCTGGAcgaacatacatatatgtggaaaatgataatgatagtGATAACTATGTGGTAACAACTGATACATCTGATATAACTTCGTCGTCCGAAAGTGAGTATGAAGAGATAGATTTATATGTGCCACGTAGTcctaaatataaaacattaatTGAAGTAGTACTAAAACCAACTAAAAGTGGTGACACACTAAATAGTGATACCATATATAGTGACAAACCTAGTCATATACCTAGTCATATACCCATAGAGGATGAATGGAATGAAGTGAAACATGATTTTATATCAAACATGTTACAAAAAGATATACCTGGAAACACTACATATACTAATACTTCATATAGTGGTATGCCTCTAGAACAACCTTTTATTACACAAATACAAgatagaaaattatatagtcATGATAacgaaattatatataatattaattggaATGTACCAAATAATATCACCACTAATACTGCGACATATAATAGTTTATATAGTGGTATAGATCTAATTAATGATTCTTTAAATAGTGGTAatgatattgatatatatgatgagtTGTTAAAAcgaaaagaaaatgaattatttggAACAAAATATACGAAAAATACATCAACAAATAGTTTTGCAAAACCAATAAGTGGTGATCCGATCCTCAACCAATTggatttatatgataaatggTTAGAGAAACATAGAAATAACCAGTGGAAAAACAAACcggataataatatacctgTGGAAAACGTCCGCACTACACATACATTGTTGAATACCAACCTTTCTATAGAAATAAGTAGTGATATCACCCATGATACATCTAATATGGATATGAGTGGTACTAATAGATATACTTATTTGGATGATATGGATTCGTTCGAAAATAGTAGTGATGAAAatttatga